A stretch of Aeromicrobium tamlense DNA encodes these proteins:
- a CDS encoding type II secretion system F family protein, with amino-acid sequence MREAAALLGVAAVLVWRPPWSWIRVRVHPVTWPRPGRRELVPAAVLASGASLTVLPAAPTILAWTAAGVAVAAAVRWQRARRRRRRLVVRDECQVVIDGLVGELRSGVPPTTALQRLELEAPVLRAAATAAATGGDVATALLELGRRPGAEALRGVGQAWAVSQSCGVALVDTLERVREAAREDRELERELAAGVAPARATALLVIAMPPLGLGLGTGLGVDPLDVVLTTVPGAACVALGVAFAVAGVLWIEGIADRLEAGG; translated from the coding sequence GTGAGGGAGGCGGCGGCCCTGCTGGGCGTGGCCGCCGTGCTGGTCTGGCGACCGCCCTGGAGCTGGATCCGCGTGCGGGTCCACCCCGTCACCTGGCCGCGGCCGGGGCGCCGCGAGCTCGTCCCGGCCGCCGTGCTCGCGTCCGGTGCGTCCCTGACGGTGCTGCCGGCCGCGCCGACGATCCTCGCCTGGACCGCGGCGGGGGTCGCGGTCGCCGCCGCCGTGCGCTGGCAGCGCGCCCGTCGGCGTCGGCGTCGGCTCGTGGTCCGCGACGAGTGCCAGGTGGTCATCGACGGACTCGTCGGCGAGCTCCGCAGCGGGGTGCCGCCGACCACCGCGCTCCAGCGGCTGGAGCTGGAGGCGCCCGTCCTTCGCGCCGCCGCGACCGCCGCGGCCACCGGCGGCGACGTGGCGACCGCGCTGCTCGAGCTGGGTCGCCGTCCGGGTGCCGAGGCCCTGAGGGGCGTGGGTCAGGCCTGGGCGGTCTCGCAGTCGTGCGGCGTGGCGCTCGTCGACACCCTCGAGCGTGTCCGCGAGGCCGCACGGGAGGACCGCGAGCTCGAGCGCGAGCTGGCCGCGGGCGTCGCCCCGGCCCGGGCCACCGCACTGCTGGTGATCGCGATGCCGCCCCTCGGACTCGGCTTGGGGACGGGCCTCGGGGTGGATCCGCTGGACGTCGTCCTCACCACCGTTCCCGGGGCCGCGTGCGTCGCCCTCGGCGTCGCCTTCGCGGTCGCGGGCGTGCTGTGGATCGAAGGGATCGCCGACCGACTCGAGGCGGGCGGATGA
- a CDS encoding Fic family protein: MSDPFIAAASLEGVPSAFRAARDGMDAVLRDRGLRRSTPDDTARSLLIGAWATATLEGSEIDLDELSSGGGDATARAAVRLSTELLGLLPTWQRSPVQAMARMHALAAAGSVPDDDLGRPVNPAGTARLTQLAKLLGAKTEAPAMVVAALVHAEIASAGAFVSHNGVVGRAAERLVLLARGVDPASVTVPEAGHVAAAPDYFAALEAYGTEETGVHRWLLYAAEAFTRGAEASPLSSH; encoded by the coding sequence GTGTCCGATCCGTTCATCGCAGCCGCCTCCCTCGAGGGCGTTCCGTCGGCGTTCCGCGCCGCCCGCGACGGGATGGACGCCGTCCTGCGCGACCGCGGCCTGCGCCGCAGCACGCCCGACGACACGGCGCGCTCGCTGCTGATCGGTGCCTGGGCCACGGCCACGCTCGAGGGCTCCGAGATCGACCTCGACGAGCTGTCCTCGGGCGGCGGCGACGCCACCGCGCGGGCGGCGGTCCGGCTCTCCACCGAGCTGCTCGGCCTGCTGCCCACGTGGCAGCGGTCGCCGGTGCAGGCGATGGCGCGGATGCACGCGCTGGCCGCCGCCGGGTCGGTCCCCGATGACGACCTCGGCCGTCCCGTGAACCCCGCCGGCACCGCCCGGCTGACCCAGCTGGCGAAGCTGCTCGGCGCAAAGACCGAGGCGCCGGCCATGGTCGTGGCGGCGCTCGTGCACGCCGAGATCGCCTCCGCGGGGGCGTTCGTCTCGCACAACGGCGTGGTGGGGCGCGCGGCCGAGCGGCTCGTCCTGCTGGCGCGTGGCGTCGATCCCGCCTCGGTCACCGTGCCCGAGGCCGGCCACGTCGCCGCGGCGCCCGACTACTTCGCTGCACTCGAGGCCTACGGGACCGAGGAGACCGGCGTCCACCGCTGGCTGCTGTACGCCGCCGAGGCGTTCACGCGGGGCGCCGAGGCCTCGCCGCTGTCCTCGCACTGA
- a CDS encoding type II secretion system F family protein, protein MGGWLLFGAIGLVVGAAAAPFVHRQAGRWESSRDVRRRVQLVRGAPLALDLVAAVLEAGRSPHEAVLAVAAHAPDPIGPELQAVALRVRLAADPATAWRSLDGDVLEPVGRAFARAETSGAAIVPLIRDTADDLRRADRAQRREMVGRVGVRTTVPMGLCLLPAFVLVGVAPTVIAVVGSVRM, encoded by the coding sequence GTGGGCGGCTGGCTGCTGTTCGGCGCCATCGGCCTCGTGGTGGGCGCGGCGGCCGCACCGTTCGTCCACCGCCAGGCCGGCCGCTGGGAGTCGTCGCGCGACGTCAGACGGCGGGTCCAGCTGGTGCGGGGCGCGCCGCTCGCGCTCGACCTCGTCGCTGCGGTCCTCGAGGCAGGCCGCTCGCCGCACGAGGCGGTCCTGGCGGTCGCGGCACACGCGCCCGACCCGATTGGCCCCGAGCTCCAGGCTGTCGCCCTCCGCGTGCGCCTCGCCGCCGATCCGGCGACGGCGTGGAGGTCACTCGACGGCGACGTCCTCGAGCCGGTCGGCCGCGCGTTCGCGCGGGCCGAGACCTCCGGCGCCGCGATCGTCCCGCTGATCCGCGACACCGCCGATGACCTGCGCCGGGCCGACCGCGCACAGCGGCGCGAGATGGTCGGTCGCGTCGGGGTCCGCACCACCGTGCCGATGGGACTGTGCCTGCTCCCGGCCTTCGTGCTGGTGGGCGTCGCTCCCACGGTGATCGCGGTCGTGGGATCGGTCCGGATGTGA
- a CDS encoding GuaB1 family IMP dehydrogenase-related protein has translation MRFLNDLQPSHDLTYNDVFMVPGRSDVASRFDVDLSTSDGTGATLPLVVSNMTAVSGRRMAETVARRGGIAILPQDIPLDIVADTVARVKAAHPVYDTPVVLTPNMTVGEALSLVPKRAHGGAVVVESLHGPELKVVGIFTPHQAHEIDRFAQVREVMLTDPFVLPAGGDVREMFNLLSEQHVPFAPVVDGGALAGVLTRKGALRSTIYTPATDPDGHLVVGGAIGINGDVKGKAQALIEIGVDVLVVDTAHGHQAKMFDALPVVREVRDAHEAATGRRLPISAGNVVSAEGVRDLVAAGADIAKVGVGPGAMCTTRMMTGVGRPQFSAVLEASEAAAELGAHVWADGGVRWPRDVALALAAGAGSVMIGSWFAGTHESPGDLKFGADGREYKESFGMASSRAVANRTRDAAGFERARMALFEEGISTSRMYLDPERPGVEDLVDQITAGVRSSFTYAGARTLAEFADRATVGLQSSAGYDEGRPLHASW, from the coding sequence GTGAGGTTCCTCAACGATCTGCAGCCCAGCCACGACCTGACGTACAACGACGTCTTCATGGTCCCCGGACGCTCGGACGTCGCGTCGCGCTTCGACGTCGACCTGTCCACGAGCGACGGCACCGGTGCCACCCTGCCGCTGGTGGTGTCCAACATGACGGCCGTCTCGGGTCGCCGGATGGCCGAGACCGTCGCCCGCCGCGGCGGCATCGCGATCCTCCCGCAGGACATCCCGCTCGACATCGTCGCCGACACGGTCGCCCGCGTGAAGGCCGCGCATCCGGTCTACGACACTCCCGTCGTGCTGACCCCGAACATGACGGTCGGCGAGGCGCTCAGCCTCGTGCCGAAGCGCGCCCACGGCGGCGCCGTCGTCGTCGAGTCGCTGCACGGTCCCGAGCTGAAGGTCGTCGGCATCTTCACGCCGCACCAGGCGCACGAGATCGACCGCTTCGCGCAGGTCCGTGAGGTCATGCTGACCGATCCGTTCGTCCTGCCCGCCGGTGGCGACGTGCGCGAGATGTTCAACCTGCTCTCGGAGCAGCACGTGCCGTTCGCCCCCGTCGTCGACGGCGGTGCGCTGGCCGGGGTGCTCACCCGCAAGGGCGCGCTGCGCTCCACGATCTACACGCCCGCCACCGATCCCGACGGCCACCTCGTCGTCGGCGGTGCCATCGGCATCAACGGCGACGTCAAGGGCAAGGCCCAGGCCCTCATCGAGATCGGCGTCGACGTCCTCGTCGTCGACACCGCGCACGGTCACCAGGCCAAGATGTTCGACGCGCTGCCGGTCGTGCGCGAGGTCCGCGACGCGCACGAGGCCGCCACGGGTCGCCGCCTGCCGATCTCGGCGGGCAACGTGGTGTCGGCGGAGGGCGTACGCGACCTCGTCGCCGCCGGCGCCGACATCGCCAAGGTGGGCGTGGGCCCCGGCGCGATGTGCACGACCCGCATGATGACCGGCGTGGGCCGGCCACAGTTCTCGGCCGTGCTCGAGGCCTCCGAGGCGGCCGCCGAGCTGGGCGCCCACGTGTGGGCCGACGGCGGCGTCCGCTGGCCGCGCGACGTGGCGCTGGCGCTGGCCGCCGGTGCCGGCAGCGTCATGATCGGCTCGTGGTTCGCCGGCACGCACGAGAGCCCCGGCGACCTGAAGTTCGGCGCCGACGGCCGCGAGTACAAGGAGTCGTTCGGCATGGCGTCCTCGCGCGCCGTGGCCAACCGCACCCGCGACGCCGCCGGCTTCGAGCGCGCCCGCATGGCGCTGTTCGAGGAGGGCATCTCCACCTCGCGCATGTACCTCGACCCCGAGCGCCCCGGCGTGGAGGACCTGGTCGACCAGATCACCGCCGGCGTCCGCTCCTCGTTCACCTACGCCGGCGCCCGCACGCTGGCCGAGTTCGCCGACCGCGCCACCGTGGGCCTGCAGTCCAGCGCCGGCTACGACGAGGGCCGCCCGCTGCACGCCTCCTGGTGA
- a CDS encoding Rv3654c family TadE-like protein, with amino-acid sequence MRSAERGSATVQAAAVVALLSLVAFVCLQIALAVSLRERAAAAADLAALAASRASVEGANPCGVARRVAGDNGARLRDCRMDADVATVTARAVGPRWSIGRWAADQRARAAPAWYLE; translated from the coding sequence ATGAGGAGCGCGGAGCGGGGATCGGCCACGGTGCAGGCCGCGGCGGTCGTCGCGCTGCTGAGCCTCGTCGCCTTCGTCTGCCTGCAGATCGCGCTGGCGGTGTCGCTGCGCGAGCGGGCGGCGGCGGCCGCCGACCTCGCGGCGCTCGCGGCCTCGCGCGCCAGCGTGGAGGGGGCGAACCCCTGTGGGGTGGCGCGCCGGGTGGCAGGCGACAACGGTGCGCGCCTGCGGGACTGCCGGATGGACGCCGATGTCGCCACGGTCACGGCGCGCGCGGTGGGCCCGCGCTGGTCGATCGGCCGATGGGCCGCCGACCAGCGGGCCCGGGCCGCCCCCGCCTGGTACCTCGAGTGA
- a CDS encoding TadE family type IV pilus minor pilin, translating into MVTAETVVVLPFVVLVACVLVWVVSLGVAQMRVADASREAARLLARGQSTAEARAAFREAVPGARMRVSREGDRAGVTVRYRARLPLVPRVHLDLSSRSVAVVE; encoded by the coding sequence ATGGTCACCGCCGAGACCGTGGTCGTCCTGCCGTTCGTCGTGCTGGTCGCGTGCGTGCTGGTCTGGGTGGTGTCGCTCGGCGTCGCCCAGATGCGCGTCGCCGACGCGTCGCGCGAGGCAGCCCGACTGCTGGCGCGGGGTCAGTCGACCGCAGAGGCGCGCGCGGCGTTCCGTGAGGCCGTGCCGGGCGCGCGCATGCGGGTGAGCCGCGAGGGCGACCGGGCCGGGGTCACCGTCCGCTACCGGGCGCGGCTGCCGCTCGTGCCGCGGGTCCACCTCGACCTGTCCAGCCGCTCGGTGGCGGTCGTCGAATGA
- the ssd gene encoding septum site-determining protein Ssd: MDPRPLSSVPLVVTRDASFAESARRWCAAAGHEPETIADVERVRRAWRSASSVLVDSRSLDALLAVDLPRRDEVVVVAPDPREAWRSALDLGARDVLSADEDAAIVGALVRALDGSGEACAITIVGACGGVGASTLAAAAAGLAARRDLAPVLVDGDPLGGGLDLVTGAEAVDGSRWNDLDGAVGHVGAAELVESLPVHRGIALVSFGRSGRPVHGSAPVIGAAMRGFDVVVADVPRHLDDLGRELVSRSVLTVVVVPRRLRGVVAARALVERLGSWSGSIALVTRSTPSGMPTAAVGRELGLPVLADVGSSRRLAADLEHGLGPLRARSVVGAARRVLDTVGLR, from the coding sequence ATGGACCCACGCCCGCTCTCCTCAGTACCCCTGGTGGTCACCCGCGACGCGTCCTTCGCCGAGAGCGCCCGGCGCTGGTGCGCGGCCGCCGGGCACGAGCCCGAGACCATCGCCGACGTCGAGCGGGTGCGCCGCGCCTGGCGCTCGGCGTCGTCCGTGCTGGTCGACTCCCGCAGTCTCGACGCGCTGCTGGCCGTCGACCTTCCGCGGCGCGACGAGGTGGTCGTGGTGGCGCCCGACCCGCGCGAGGCCTGGCGCTCGGCACTCGACCTCGGGGCGCGTGACGTGCTGTCGGCCGACGAGGACGCCGCGATCGTCGGGGCGCTCGTGCGGGCGCTCGACGGCTCGGGCGAGGCGTGCGCGATCACCATCGTCGGTGCGTGCGGAGGTGTCGGAGCCTCCACGCTGGCGGCCGCCGCGGCGGGCCTGGCCGCCCGGCGCGACCTCGCGCCCGTCCTCGTCGACGGCGATCCGCTGGGCGGGGGACTGGATCTCGTCACGGGCGCCGAGGCCGTGGACGGCTCGCGCTGGAACGACCTCGACGGCGCCGTCGGTCACGTCGGCGCCGCCGAGCTGGTGGAGAGCCTGCCGGTGCACCGCGGGATCGCGCTGGTGTCCTTCGGGCGGTCCGGACGTCCGGTGCACGGCAGCGCACCCGTGATCGGCGCGGCGATGCGCGGCTTCGACGTGGTCGTGGCCGACGTGCCGCGCCACCTGGACGACCTCGGGCGCGAGCTGGTCTCCCGCTCGGTCCTCACGGTGGTCGTCGTGCCGCGGCGGCTGCGCGGGGTGGTCGCGGCGAGGGCCCTCGTCGAACGGCTGGGCTCGTGGTCCGGCTCGATCGCACTCGTCACGCGGTCGACGCCGTCGGGGATGCCCACGGCGGCTGTGGGGCGCGAGCTCGGGCTGCCGGTCCTGGCCGATGTCGGCTCCTCGCGACGCTTGGCGGCCGACCTCGAGCACGGCCTCGGCCCCTTGCGCGCACGGTCCGTGGTCGGCGCGGCGCGACGGGTGCTCGACACGGTCGGCCTGCGGTGA
- a CDS encoding DUF4244 domain-containing protein, translating into MKKLSRAEPGQVTAEYAVGGVAAVTVAGAILGGPGSVMGRWVLDLVTDLVARAFTTTLPDLFRWPW; encoded by the coding sequence ATGAAGAAGCTGAGTCGAGCCGAGCCGGGCCAGGTCACCGCCGAGTACGCCGTCGGTGGTGTCGCCGCCGTCACGGTCGCCGGGGCGATCCTCGGCGGTCCGGGCTCCGTGATGGGCCGGTGGGTCCTCGATCTCGTCACCGACCTCGTCGCCCGGGCGTTCACGACCACGCTGCCCGATCTGTTCCGGTGGCCGTGGTGA
- a CDS encoding sensor histidine kinase — MGPLDAAIALAVVAVLVALTLLTRWVLLSRRRSLGSAEDRATYETLHTAALAAPALRSGLDAESVRQALPHLRQLIGAPTVGITDTHGPLGWAGTDETEHTAELVAVALEHGRTQASNRVIVAPLSVEGRVVGSIVVVDESASAGLARTATEVAGWVSSQLELAELSASRTALMEAELRALRAQISPHFIYNSLGAIASFVRTDPERARELLLEFADFTRYSFRQHGDYTTLAEELRSIERYLVLEKARFGDRLRVVTRVAPEVLSLTVPFLTVQPLVENAVRHGLERKPGPGTLTVIAEDAGTECLISIEDDGVGSDPETVRAALAGRTSSPSVGLANVDERLRTVYGNDHGLVVETAPGLGTKVTLRVPKFTPTTVD; from the coding sequence GTGGGTCCCCTCGACGCCGCGATCGCGCTGGCGGTCGTCGCCGTGCTGGTGGCGCTGACCCTGTTGACGCGCTGGGTGCTGCTGAGCCGCCGCCGCAGTCTCGGCTCGGCCGAGGACCGCGCCACGTACGAGACGCTGCACACCGCCGCGCTGGCCGCCCCGGCCCTCCGGTCGGGTCTCGACGCCGAGAGCGTCCGCCAGGCCCTCCCCCACCTGCGCCAGCTCATCGGCGCGCCGACGGTGGGCATCACCGACACGCACGGTCCGCTCGGCTGGGCGGGCACGGACGAGACCGAGCACACGGCCGAGCTCGTCGCGGTCGCCCTGGAGCACGGTCGCACGCAGGCGTCCAACCGCGTCATCGTCGCGCCGCTCTCGGTGGAGGGCCGCGTCGTCGGCAGCATCGTCGTGGTCGACGAGAGCGCGTCGGCGGGCCTCGCGCGCACCGCCACCGAGGTCGCCGGCTGGGTCTCGAGCCAGCTCGAGCTCGCCGAGCTGTCGGCCTCGCGCACCGCGCTCATGGAGGCCGAGCTGCGGGCCCTGCGGGCGCAGATCTCGCCCCACTTCATCTACAACTCCCTCGGCGCGATCGCGTCGTTCGTCCGCACCGACCCCGAGCGCGCCCGCGAGCTGCTGCTCGAGTTCGCCGACTTCACGCGCTACTCCTTCCGCCAGCACGGCGACTACACGACGCTCGCCGAGGAGCTGCGGTCGATCGAGCGCTACCTCGTGCTGGAGAAGGCGCGCTTCGGCGACCGGCTGCGGGTCGTCACCCGCGTCGCACCCGAGGTGCTGAGCCTGACCGTCCCCTTCCTCACCGTGCAGCCGCTCGTGGAGAACGCGGTGCGCCACGGACTGGAGCGCAAGCCCGGCCCCGGCACGCTCACGGTGATCGCGGAGGACGCCGGCACCGAGTGCCTCATCTCGATCGAGGACGACGGCGTGGGCTCCGACCCCGAGACCGTCCGGGCCGCACTGGCGGGCCGCACGAGCTCGCCGTCGGTGGGCCTGGCCAACGTGGACGAGCGGCTGCGCACCGTCTACGGCAACGACCACGGCCTCGTCGTGGAGACCGCGCCGGGCCTCGGCACGAAGGTGACGCTGCGGGTCCCGAAATTCACTCCCACCACGGTCGACTGA
- a CDS encoding DUF4244 domain-containing protein → MKLIATLRRVADRADELGMSTSEYAVGTLGACTIGGVLVKIGQSDWFGGLVRDVLGRIPDLLPF, encoded by the coding sequence ATGAAGTTGATCGCCACCCTGCGCCGCGTCGCCGACCGTGCCGACGAGCTCGGCATGAGCACCTCCGAGTATGCCGTGGGCACGCTCGGTGCCTGCACCATCGGCGGCGTGCTGGTGAAGATCGGCCAGTCCGACTGGTTCGGCGGCCTCGTCCGGGACGTGCTCGGCCGGATCCCCGACCTGCTGCCGTTCTGA
- a CDS encoding HAD family hydrolase yields the protein MATPAGRPAAFFDLDKTIIARSSTLAFSKSLFAEGLLSRRAVLRSAYAQLVFSTGGADHDMLEKMRDEISAMVTGWDAVTVRQIVREALHDVIEPLVYSEALDLIEEHRESGHDVIIVSASGTEMVEPIAEMLGATHAIATRLEEIDGRYSGRVLHYSYGPNKVTAMRELAELEGYDLERSFGYSDSETDIPMLEAVGHPFAVNPDKGLRRRATEEGWPILTFERPTALRSRLVPESTTGKAMALGGIAASASLLALGITAAVRRRTSRPA from the coding sequence ATGGCGACTCCCGCGGGACGCCCCGCCGCCTTCTTCGACCTCGACAAGACCATCATCGCGAGGTCCAGCACGCTTGCCTTCAGCAAGTCCCTCTTCGCCGAGGGTCTGCTCAGCCGCCGCGCCGTCCTGCGCAGCGCCTACGCCCAGCTCGTGTTCAGCACCGGCGGCGCCGACCACGACATGCTCGAGAAGATGCGCGACGAGATCAGCGCCATGGTCACCGGATGGGACGCCGTCACCGTGCGCCAGATCGTGCGCGAGGCCCTGCACGACGTGATCGAGCCGCTCGTCTACTCCGAGGCCCTCGACCTCATCGAGGAGCACCGCGAGTCGGGCCACGACGTCATCATCGTGTCGGCCTCCGGCACCGAGATGGTCGAGCCGATCGCCGAGATGCTCGGTGCGACGCACGCCATCGCCACCCGCCTCGAGGAGATCGACGGTCGCTACTCGGGCCGCGTCCTGCACTACTCCTACGGCCCGAACAAGGTCACCGCGATGCGCGAGCTGGCCGAGCTCGAGGGCTACGACCTGGAGCGCAGCTTCGGCTACTCCGACTCCGAGACCGACATCCCGATGCTCGAGGCGGTGGGCCACCCGTTCGCGGTCAATCCCGACAAGGGACTGCGCCGTCGGGCCACCGAGGAGGGTTGGCCGATCCTCACGTTCGAGCGACCCACGGCGCTGCGCTCGCGGCTCGTGCCGGAGTCCACCACGGGCAAGGCGATGGCTCTCGGCGGCATCGCGGCGTCGGCCTCGCTGCTGGCGCTCGGGATCACCGCGGCCGTGCGTCGCCGCACGTCGCGACCCGCCTGA
- a CDS encoding class I SAM-dependent methyltransferase, whose product MDVIPAARAAKWMVGDRLATVLHLGDGGLAYELAEQGHDVTVIGDDVEQVRNPDLSYIRSGGDRLPLRSNTFDVVITPFLEESPAALAEYARVLVPGGLLSSMSRRYDDSIPWMRRLRTITGDRDAPEPAVDTFSASGLFGPPEVEVFNAWEELDLPHLLRFAEQTRRPSVPESALGAVHDLWREYASGAAKLRLRHETRCVRAVVDKSALAGEPDPPDAILLSLD is encoded by the coding sequence GTGGACGTCATCCCCGCTGCGCGCGCCGCCAAGTGGATGGTGGGCGACCGCCTCGCCACGGTGCTGCACCTCGGCGACGGCGGCCTGGCGTACGAGCTGGCCGAGCAGGGTCACGACGTCACGGTCATCGGCGACGACGTCGAGCAGGTCCGCAACCCCGACCTCTCCTACATCCGCTCCGGCGGCGACCGGCTGCCGCTGCGCTCGAACACCTTCGACGTCGTCATCACGCCGTTCCTCGAGGAGTCGCCGGCCGCGCTGGCCGAGTACGCGCGCGTCCTGGTGCCCGGCGGACTGCTGTCCAGCATGAGCCGTCGTTACGACGACTCGATCCCGTGGATGCGCCGGTTGCGCACGATCACCGGCGACCGCGACGCGCCCGAGCCGGCCGTCGACACCTTCTCGGCCTCCGGCCTGTTCGGCCCGCCCGAGGTCGAGGTCTTCAACGCGTGGGAGGAGCTCGACCTGCCGCACCTGCTGCGCTTCGCCGAGCAGACCCGGCGTCCCTCGGTGCCCGAGTCCGCGCTCGGCGCCGTGCACGACCTGTGGCGCGAGTACGCCTCCGGCGCCGCGAAGCTCCGGCTGCGGCACGAGACGCGCTGCGTCCGCGCCGTCGTCGACAAGTCCGCGCTGGCCGGCGAGCCCGATCCGCCGGACGCGATCCTGCTCTCGCTGGACTGA
- a CDS encoding TadA family conjugal transfer-associated ATPase, with the protein MTAVRAEVVERVRRRLAASGSEPTPHSVAEALRAEEQLWGTTTVLAIVEQLRSEVLGAGVLQPLLDLPGVTDVLVNGAEGVYVDEGDGLVPRPEVGFADEATVRRLAQRLAATAGRRLDDASPWVDGRLADGTRLHAVLSPVARTGTAISLRVPPRRAMTLAELEAGGSVAPAMGAALRDLVAARRSFLVTGGTGSGKTTVLAALLHLVPEPERIVVVEDSDELRPRHPHVVGLVARPPNVEGAGAVGLRDLVRQALRMRPDRIVVGEVRGAEVVDLLAALNTGHEGGCGTVHANAPDDVPARMEALGIAAGLTRDAVHAQVAAGLDAVVHVVRHADGVREVAALADVAADASGRLVVRPRLEVRRGRVVEP; encoded by the coding sequence GTGACGGCCGTCCGTGCCGAGGTCGTCGAGCGGGTCCGACGACGATTGGCCGCGTCCGGTTCCGAGCCCACGCCGCACTCGGTCGCCGAGGCGCTGCGAGCCGAGGAGCAGCTGTGGGGCACCACCACGGTGCTCGCCATCGTCGAGCAGCTGCGCAGCGAGGTGCTGGGGGCCGGCGTCCTCCAGCCACTGCTCGACCTGCCGGGCGTCACCGACGTCCTGGTCAACGGTGCCGAGGGGGTCTACGTCGACGAAGGCGACGGCCTCGTGCCCCGGCCCGAGGTCGGCTTCGCCGACGAGGCCACCGTGCGACGGCTGGCCCAGCGCCTCGCGGCCACCGCGGGACGCCGGCTCGACGATGCATCACCGTGGGTCGACGGCCGTCTCGCCGACGGCACCCGGCTCCACGCCGTGCTCTCGCCGGTCGCCCGCACGGGCACCGCGATCTCCCTGCGCGTGCCGCCGCGACGGGCGATGACCCTGGCCGAGCTGGAGGCGGGAGGGTCCGTCGCACCGGCGATGGGCGCTGCGCTCCGGGACCTCGTCGCGGCCCGTCGCAGCTTCCTCGTCACCGGTGGCACCGGCTCGGGCAAGACCACCGTCCTCGCCGCGCTGCTGCATCTCGTCCCGGAGCCCGAGCGGATCGTCGTGGTCGAGGACTCCGACGAGCTGCGGCCTCGGCACCCGCACGTCGTCGGTCTCGTCGCCCGCCCGCCCAACGTGGAGGGTGCCGGAGCGGTGGGACTGCGCGACCTCGTGCGCCAGGCGCTGCGCATGCGTCCCGACCGGATCGTGGTGGGCGAGGTGCGTGGGGCCGAGGTGGTCGACCTGCTGGCCGCCCTCAACACCGGTCACGAGGGTGGCTGCGGCACCGTGCACGCCAACGCGCCGGACGACGTCCCCGCGCGAATGGAGGCACTCGGCATCGCCGCCGGCCTCACCCGCGACGCGGTCCACGCCCAGGTCGCGGCGGGCCTCGACGCCGTCGTGCACGTCGTGCGCCACGCCGACGGGGTGCGCGAGGTCGCGGCGCTCGCCGATGTCGCGGCCGATGCGTCCGGCCGGCTCGTCGTGCGGCCTCGGCTCGAGGTCCGCCGCGGCCGGGTCGTCGAGCCGTGA